Proteins from one Acidihalobacter prosperus genomic window:
- a CDS encoding phosphoglycolate phosphatase, with product MLQRPKLILIDLDGTLVDSVPDLAWCVNETLDRLGMARHPESAIRQWVGNGVDRLVERALVNDIDGMPEADLRARALPIFYELYAEHTAKRSRLYPGVEAGLDAFAAMGCHLGCVTNKAERFTLPLLEQLGILGRFGLVVSGDQLPERKPSPRPLLYAAEHFRVAPGDSTMIGDSRSDVAAARAAGFQIVCMSYGYNHGIDIREEQPDAVVDAMNEIPALFEPQAAG from the coding sequence ATGTTGCAGCGTCCGAAGCTGATTCTCATCGATCTCGACGGCACCCTGGTCGACAGCGTGCCCGATCTGGCGTGGTGCGTGAACGAAACGCTGGATCGACTCGGCATGGCGCGGCACCCCGAATCGGCGATACGTCAGTGGGTGGGCAATGGCGTCGACCGGCTGGTCGAACGCGCGCTGGTCAACGATATCGACGGGATGCCGGAAGCCGATCTGCGCGCGCGCGCGCTGCCCATCTTCTACGAGCTGTATGCCGAACATACCGCCAAGCGCAGCCGTTTGTACCCCGGCGTCGAGGCGGGACTGGACGCGTTCGCGGCGATGGGCTGTCATCTGGGCTGCGTGACGAACAAGGCGGAACGCTTCACCCTTCCGCTGCTGGAGCAGCTGGGCATACTGGGGCGCTTCGGGCTGGTGGTCAGCGGCGACCAGTTGCCGGAACGCAAGCCCTCGCCGCGGCCTCTGCTGTATGCGGCCGAGCATTTCAGGGTCGCGCCGGGCGATTCCACCATGATTGGCGATTCCCGCAGTGATGTCGCAGCCGCTCGCGCGGCAGGTTTCCAGATTGTCTGCATGAGCTACGGCTACAACCATGGCATCGACATACGCGAGGAACAGCCGGATGCGGTGGTCGACGCCATGAACGAGATTCCGGCGCTGTTCGAGCCGCAGGCCGCCGGCTGA
- the rpe gene encoding ribulose-phosphate 3-epimerase: MANDNLIAPSILSADFARLGEEVNHVLAAGADIVHFDVMDNHYVPNLTIGPLVCEALRKHGVTAPIDVHLMVKPVDRIIPDFAAAGATYITFHPEASDHVDRSLQLIRDSGCKSGLVFNPATPLSYLEYVMDKVDMVLLMSVNPGFGGQKFIPATLDKLRQARRLIDESGLPIRLEIDGGVKVDNIRQIKEAGADTFVAGSAIFGAGRDEDANRYDSVIAAMRDELAKAG, encoded by the coding sequence ATGGCTAACGACAACCTGATTGCACCTTCCATCCTTTCGGCGGACTTTGCGCGTCTGGGCGAGGAGGTCAACCACGTGCTGGCGGCCGGTGCCGACATCGTCCACTTCGATGTCATGGACAATCATTACGTGCCGAACCTGACCATCGGCCCGCTGGTCTGCGAGGCGCTGCGCAAGCACGGCGTGACTGCGCCCATCGATGTGCACCTGATGGTAAAGCCAGTCGATCGCATCATTCCCGATTTCGCCGCGGCCGGCGCCACCTACATCACCTTCCACCCCGAGGCCAGCGACCACGTCGACCGCAGCCTGCAGCTGATCCGCGACAGCGGCTGCAAGTCCGGCCTGGTATTCAATCCGGCCACGCCGCTGTCCTACCTCGAGTACGTGATGGACAAGGTCGACATGGTATTGCTGATGTCGGTGAACCCGGGGTTCGGCGGCCAGAAATTCATCCCGGCGACCCTCGACAAGCTGCGTCAGGCACGCCGCCTGATAGACGAGTCCGGGCTGCCGATCCGTCTAGAGATCGACGGCGGTGTAAAGGTGGACAACATTCGCCAGATCAAGGAAGCGGGTGCCGACACCTTCGTCGCCGGCTCGGCGATTTTCGGCGCCGGTCGCGACGAGGATGCCAATCGTTACGACAGCGTCATCGCGGCCATGCGCGACGAGCTTGCCAAGGCAGGCTGA